The Cylindrospermum stagnale PCC 7417 genome segment AGCGTTTCTAATTCATCAATTGCCTGTTTTTGTGTTGTTCCTCTACCAAGAATTCTTAACCACAGGGTTTCCTGAATGCGTGGTAATTGATGGATAGCAACGATAGCTGCCCGTAAATACTCTGGTAAAAAGTGTACTCCGGGCAACCAATCGGCTTTTTGAGTTGCACCAAATCCCGCTAACAGCGTCGTGGATGCTGTGGGGGTGAGAATCCATAATTTGGGATTTGCTAATTCTTGAATGGGGGTTTTATTTCGGTTTGCTTCCCTTTGTAATGCACCCCTAAGTTCTAATAATTTTAGGAGACAATCACAAATTTCTTCTTTTGATGCCGGGTTGCGGTATGGTTCCAGGATAGCGGTGTTATCTGCAAAGGAGCCTAATAAACCGAGGGTTTGCAAATTAGGGTTTTGGGGAATTGAGGGAGAAAATAAGACATCGATTTCTCGCACCTCTCCGGCAACACGACTGGGGGCTTCTACTTTCCCATAAGATTTTAGCAGTTCTTCCAGATAGTCTTTGGCAAATTGGTCATGAATAAATCGAGTCACGACTGTTTGATTACGAAGATGGGTATGCTGTGAGTTCTATTAAAGATTATTTTAGCGATCGCATCCACGCTCGTTACTCCCAATTTTTTCTCTGAAGTCGGGAAAAATATTTTACCCAACATCAAAAGCCAACCCATTTTATTGTTAATTTATGTAAAATTGATGTATTCAAGACTAGAAACCTGCTGTCTAGATAGCTAAACTAACAAAAGAAGTGCATCTGTACTGCTAATTATTAAAATTGTAAATGTGGCGCTATAGCCTCAATGATCCCAGTACAACTTATCCTCAAAAACTTCCTCAGTTACCGTGATGCAACTTTAGATTTTCGCGGTTTGCACACGGCCTGTATTTGCGGTTCCAATGGTGCGGGTAAATCTTCTCTGCTGGAGGCAATCACTTGGGCAATTTGGGGCGAAAGCCGCGCTACTGCTGAAGATGATGTGATCTATTCTGGCGCGAAAGAAGTTCGGGTTGATTTCACTTTCCATAATAACCAACAAAAATATCGGGTTATTCGTACCCGTCTCCGGGGTGCAAGTGGCGTTTTAGAATTTCAAATAGAAACGCCTTCTGGGTTTCGTTCGCTCACTGGCAAAGGGGTGCGAGCAACACAGGATGTGATTATACAACATATCAAACTAGATTACGATACTTTTATTAATTCTGCCTATCTGCGTCAAGGTAGAGCTGATGAATTCATGCTAAAGCGTCCGACGGAACGCAAGGAAATTTTAGCGGAGTTGTTGAAGCTGAATCAGTATGATGAATTAGAAGAACGGGCAAAGGACAGTTCTAAACAGTTCAAATTCAGGGTGGAGGATTTAGAGCGTTCTTTAGAGGCGATTAAAATTCAGCTACAACAACGGGAGACAACTGAGGCGCAACGAATAGAGTTAGAAGCTGAACTGAATCAACTGCAACAGGTGCAAGCTTTTGACAATATTCAATTACAAAATTTGCAAGTTGTGCAGCATCAGCGGCAAAATTGGGAACAACAACTGAGTTTTGTGAGGCAGCAATTCCAGAATCTTACCCAAGATTGCGATCGCCTCCAACAAGAACAGTTAGCGGTGAAAACTCAGCTAGCAGATTTAGAAGAAATTTTACATCAAGAAGCCGAAATTCAAGCTGGATATACCGAATACCAAAATCTGCAATCTCAAGAAGAAGCCTTTGCTGCCAAATTTGCACAACATACCCAAGCCACTGGTTTACGGCAACTAAAACAACAACAGCTTACCAAACAAATTAACGACATTGAAAGGCAACTGCAACAGGCTCAAGCTCAATTAGAAGCTTTGGAGCAACAAGAGCGAGAAATTCAGCAAACTCTCACTAAATCTGGTGATGTGGAAGCGGCTTTGGCACAATTAGCCGCTGCGCGTAATCATGTAGCGCATTTGGATCAACTGCAAATGCAAGTTAGTCCCTTGTTACAACAACGGGTAACTTTACAAAGCCAACTAGATCGCACCCATGCGAGTTTGGTAGCGCGACTCGAACAACTGCAATCTACAGAAAATCAACTACAACGCCAACATCGCCGCCAACCGCAACTCCAGCAAGCGGTGATCGATGTGGGAGTGCAGATTGAGGAATTGGAGAAAAAGCGGGTTTATCTGCAAAGAGTCCAAGAAAAAGGGCAGGAACGGCGTCATTTTATCGAACGCTTGCGAGCGACTCAAGGGGATTATGAAAAAGTGCTGGGTGAATTAGAACAAAAACTGCAAATGCTCCAAAACCCTAATGCCCTTTGTCCCTTGTGTGAACGTTCTTTAGATGAACATCACTGGAGCCGAGTGATCGAAAAAACCCAACTTGAGTACCAGGATACTCAGGGGCAATTTTGGGTAGTGCGGGAACAAATGGCGGTTTCAGATAGAGAAATTCAGGTACTCAGGCAGGAATACAGAGAAATATCCCAACAATTGGCGGCTTATGATGCTTTGCGGGAACAACGGGGACAGTTAGCGGCACAGTTAGAAGCAACAACGGATGTGCAACAACAGCTGCAACAAATTGTTGCTGAAAAAGAACATTTAGAGCGATCGCTCCAAGCTGGTGATTATGCCCCTGACAAACAAGCAGAACTCCGGCAGCTAGACGAATATCTGCAACAACTCAATTACAATGAACAAGACCACGCCCTGGCCCGCAGCGAAGTTGAGCGATGGCGGTGGGCAGAAATTAAACTTCAGCAAATTAAAGATGCTACCAAGCGCCGCGCCACACTAACAGCCCGAAAACCCGAACTCCAAGCGAATATTGCCCAATTTCAAACGAGAATTCAGCAAGAGCAAATTGATTCTGATTGTGCTAGACAAATCGCTGCCCTAGAGCGGCAAATTACCGAAATTGCTTACAGTTCCGAGCAACACAATCACCTCCGCCAATCTGTTCGTGAGCTTCAATCTTGGCATTTGCGTTACCAACAAATGTTGTCTGCTCAACAGCAATATCCCCAACTCCAGGCAAGATTGCAAGAGTTGCAGGAGTCCCAAACTGCCAGATTAGCAGAGCGGCAAAAACTCGCTCACCAAATCGAAAGCATTGTCCAGCAACTCACCCAAACAGATAATCCATCGGCCCAAATTCAAGCTTTAGAGCAGCAATTGGCAACCCGCAGACGGCAACTTGATGAGCAAATAGCCAAGTTGGGGCGTTTGGAACAACTGGCTCACCAATTAGAAACGCAGCAAGTTGAGTATGAGCAACAGCAGCAGCAACTGCAATATTGCAAGCAGCAATATCGTGTTTATCAGGAATTGTCCCAAGCCTTCGGTAAAAATGGCATCCAAGCACTGATGATTGAAAATGTGTTACCCCAACTAGAAGCCGAGACAAATCAACTACTTTCGCGGCTGAGTGGTAATCAGTTGCATGTGCAATTTGTGACGCAGAAAGCTGGGCGCAGTGGCAAGTCCAGCAAGAAAAACGCCAAGCTGATAGACACTTTGGATATTTTAATTGCTGATACCAGAGGTACGCGAGCTTATGAAACTTACTCTGGTGGGGAAGCTTTTAGAATTAACTTTGCTATCCG includes the following:
- the sbcC gene encoding exonuclease subunit SbcC, which translates into the protein MIPVQLILKNFLSYRDATLDFRGLHTACICGSNGAGKSSLLEAITWAIWGESRATAEDDVIYSGAKEVRVDFTFHNNQQKYRVIRTRLRGASGVLEFQIETPSGFRSLTGKGVRATQDVIIQHIKLDYDTFINSAYLRQGRADEFMLKRPTERKEILAELLKLNQYDELEERAKDSSKQFKFRVEDLERSLEAIKIQLQQRETTEAQRIELEAELNQLQQVQAFDNIQLQNLQVVQHQRQNWEQQLSFVRQQFQNLTQDCDRLQQEQLAVKTQLADLEEILHQEAEIQAGYTEYQNLQSQEEAFAAKFAQHTQATGLRQLKQQQLTKQINDIERQLQQAQAQLEALEQQEREIQQTLTKSGDVEAALAQLAAARNHVAHLDQLQMQVSPLLQQRVTLQSQLDRTHASLVARLEQLQSTENQLQRQHRRQPQLQQAVIDVGVQIEELEKKRVYLQRVQEKGQERRHFIERLRATQGDYEKVLGELEQKLQMLQNPNALCPLCERSLDEHHWSRVIEKTQLEYQDTQGQFWVVREQMAVSDREIQVLRQEYREISQQLAAYDALREQRGQLAAQLEATTDVQQQLQQIVAEKEHLERSLQAGDYAPDKQAELRQLDEYLQQLNYNEQDHALARSEVERWRWAEIKLQQIKDATKRRATLTARKPELQANIAQFQTRIQQEQIDSDCARQIAALERQITEIAYSSEQHNHLRQSVRELQSWHLRYQQMLSAQQQYPQLQARLQELQESQTARLAERQKLAHQIESIVQQLTQTDNPSAQIQALEQQLATRRRQLDEQIAKLGRLEQLAHQLETQQVEYEQQQQQLQYCKQQYRVYQELSQAFGKNGIQALMIENVLPQLEAETNQLLSRLSGNQLHVQFVTQKAGRSGKSSKKNAKLIDTLDILIADTRGTRAYETYSGGEAFRINFAIRLALAKLLAQRVGAALQLLIVDEGFGTQDAEGCDRLIAAINAIANDFACILTVTHMPHLKEAFQARIEVNKTQQGSQLLLSV